A genomic segment from Acidobacteriota bacterium encodes:
- a CDS encoding SDR family oxidoreductase → MSTNKVALITGANKGIGYEIARQLGQQSITVLVGARDQARGAEAADKLRAEGIDALAVQLDVTDGKTIEATKKFVEEKFGKLDILVNNAGIIGGYDWGTPPSDVPLDTVRKVFETNFFGVIAVTQSFLPLLKKSEAGRVVNVSSGLGSLTKLSDTSYEFSGINFLDYNASKTALNAITLSFAKEFKNTPLKINAADPGYTATDINNNTGTKTVAEGADTPVWLATLPDDGPTGGFFSAREPMPW, encoded by the coding sequence ATGAGCACTAACAAAGTTGCGTTAATTACCGGAGCCAATAAAGGCATCGGTTATGAAATCGCCCGACAACTTGGGCAACAATCAATTACTGTTTTAGTCGGGGCGCGCGATCAGGCGCGGGGCGCTGAAGCCGCAGATAAACTTCGCGCCGAAGGCATTGACGCGCTCGCCGTTCAACTCGATGTCACAGATGGCAAAACCATTGAAGCGACGAAAAAGTTTGTCGAAGAAAAGTTTGGCAAACTCGATATTCTGGTCAACAATGCGGGTATCATTGGCGGTTATGATTGGGGAACGCCGCCAAGCGATGTGCCGCTCGATACGGTGCGCAAAGTTTTTGAAACCAATTTCTTCGGGGTGATTGCCGTGACCCAAAGCTTTTTGCCGCTTTTGAAAAAGAGTGAAGCCGGTCGCGTCGTCAATGTGTCGAGCGGGCTTGGGTCGCTGACGAAATTGAGCGATACGAGTTATGAATTTTCGGGAATAAATTTTCTTGATTACAATGCCTCGAAAACGGCGCTCAATGCCATCACCTTGAGTTTTGCCAAAGAGTTCAAAAACACGCCGCTTAAAATCAACGCGGCAGACCCGGGCTACACGGCGACCGACATCAACAACAACACCGGAACCAAAACGGTTGCCGAAGGCGCGGACACCCCTGTGTGGTTGGCAACGCTTCCCGATGATGGGCCAACCGGCGGTTTCTTCAGCGCAAGAGAACCGATGCCCTGGTAA
- a CDS encoding aldo/keto reductase, with product MRYKLLGKSGLRVAEICLGAMTFGDDWGWGAARDESRKQFDLYAEAGGNFIDTANLYTNGSSERLVGEFITGERDKWVVATKYTFNNQSSEVNLSGNHRKNMVQSVNASLKRLNTDYIDLLWLHGWDFTTPVDEVMRSFDDLIRAGKILYAGVSDTPAWIVAKANTLAELRGWSPFIALQVEYSLRQRTPERDLIPMAQHFDIGVTAWSPLGGGVLTGKYNKGGEIDTGGRLPNGAKESDLKIAAKVLEIADEIGRSASQVALNWLRQQDSRFGSIIPIVGARKTEQLQDNLACVEFELTPEQIARLNEASKIELGFPHDFLKSDTVHKFALSGTLENIDNHRA from the coding sequence ATGCGATATAAACTTCTAGGTAAAAGCGGATTGCGGGTTGCCGAAATTTGTCTCGGCGCGATGACCTTCGGCGATGATTGGGGATGGGGCGCAGCGCGCGATGAGAGCCGCAAACAATTTGATTTGTATGCAGAGGCAGGCGGCAATTTTATTGACACGGCAAATCTCTACACCAACGGTTCCAGTGAAAGATTGGTCGGCGAATTTATCACCGGTGAACGCGACAAATGGGTGGTCGCGACCAAGTACACTTTCAACAATCAAAGCAGTGAGGTGAACCTCAGTGGCAATCATCGCAAAAATATGGTGCAGTCCGTAAACGCCAGTTTGAAACGGCTCAACACCGATTATATTGATTTGTTGTGGTTGCACGGTTGGGATTTCACCACGCCGGTTGACGAGGTGATGCGCTCATTTGATGATTTAATCAGAGCCGGAAAAATTCTTTATGCAGGCGTATCCGACACCCCCGCCTGGATTGTTGCGAAAGCCAATACCCTGGCTGAACTTCGCGGGTGGTCGCCGTTTATCGCTTTGCAGGTCGAATACTCTTTGAGACAGCGAACCCCTGAACGCGATTTGATTCCGATGGCGCAACATTTCGACATTGGGGTGACGGCATGGAGTCCTTTGGGCGGCGGCGTGCTCACCGGCAAGTACAACAAAGGCGGCGAGATTGACACCGGCGGGCGACTTCCTAATGGAGCCAAAGAGAGCGATTTGAAAATTGCTGCAAAAGTCCTGGAAATTGCTGATGAAATCGGACGTTCGGCGTCGCAGGTGGCGCTCAACTGGTTGCGTCAACAAGATAGTCGTTTCGGCAGCATCATTCCGATTGTCGGGGCGCGCAAAACCGAACAACTGCAAGACAATCTCGCCTGCGTTGAATTTGAACTGACGCCGGAGCAAATCGCGCGCTTGAATGAAGCGAGCAAAATCGAACTCGGATTTCCGCATGATTTTCTGAAGAGTGACACGGTTCACAAATTTGCGCTCAGCGGGACGCTTGAAAATATTGATAATCATCGCGCCTGA
- a CDS encoding MFS transporter: MLNASITKKSKWRRIIGALTLDVSPLRVSRDYRLLFTGQLVSGFGSAMSYVVLPFQMYQLTKSSLAVGMLGVAEFVPMLTLGFVGGALADYFDRRKLLWIAEVGLMLCVGVLIFNSLLASPKVWVLFMASALFAALNALHRPAMEALTPKIVAAEFMPAVAALNSLRFNFSFILGPAVGGVLAASFGVALAYGVDLVTYVVSLAALLLMRAVPPPEDPDRPSLQSVIDGLRYARSRQELLGTYLIDLNAMFFGMPMALFPAMAESYGSASVGLFYSMPSIGALCATLTSGWTARIRKHGLAITIAASVWGLAIVGAGLAKHLWLGLFFLALAGCADMISGLFRMTLWNQTIPDYLRGRMASIEMISYTTGPYLGNAEAGIVASLFGLRASVVSGGVLCVAGSALLAMFLPRFIRYDREEGLARKEIDEAARAVSGVEV; this comes from the coding sequence ATGTTGAACGCGAGCATAACGAAAAAAAGTAAGTGGCGACGCATCATCGGCGCATTGACGCTGGATGTTTCGCCACTTCGGGTTTCACGCGATTATCGGTTGTTGTTCACCGGACAATTGGTTTCGGGTTTTGGCTCGGCAATGAGCTACGTTGTCTTGCCGTTTCAAATGTATCAATTGACGAAATCATCATTGGCGGTCGGGATGTTAGGGGTGGCGGAATTTGTGCCCATGCTTACGCTCGGCTTTGTCGGCGGGGCGCTTGCAGATTATTTCGACCGTCGCAAATTGTTGTGGATTGCGGAAGTCGGGTTGATGCTCTGTGTCGGGGTGTTGATTTTCAATTCCTTGCTCGCAAGCCCAAAAGTCTGGGTGTTGTTTATGGCTTCGGCATTGTTTGCAGCATTGAACGCTCTGCATCGTCCGGCAATGGAAGCCTTAACGCCGAAAATTGTTGCCGCCGAATTTATGCCTGCGGTAGCTGCGCTCAATTCGCTGCGATTTAATTTCAGCTTTATTCTGGGTCCTGCGGTTGGTGGGGTGTTGGCTGCGAGTTTCGGCGTGGCGCTGGCTTATGGGGTTGACCTTGTGACCTATGTAGTGTCGCTTGCGGCATTGTTGCTGATGCGCGCGGTGCCGCCGCCGGAAGACCCTGACCGTCCGAGTTTGCAATCGGTGATTGATGGGCTGCGTTATGCGCGAAGCCGGCAGGAATTGCTCGGCACTTACCTGATTGATTTGAATGCCATGTTTTTCGGCATGCCGATGGCATTGTTTCCGGCGATGGCTGAAAGTTACGGCAGCGCGTCAGTCGGGCTGTTTTATTCGATGCCGTCGATTGGCGCATTGTGTGCGACATTGACATCGGGTTGGACTGCGCGAATTCGCAAACACGGCTTGGCGATTACCATTGCGGCAAGCGTGTGGGGGCTTGCAATTGTTGGTGCGGGGCTTGCGAAACATTTGTGGTTGGGCTTGTTTTTTCTGGCGCTCGCGGGCTGCGCCGATATGATTAGCGGGCTTTTCAGAATGACCCTGTGGAATCAAACGATTCCCGATTATTTACGCGGGCGCATGGCGAGCATTGAAATGATTAGTTACACGACGGGACCATATCTTGGCAATGCGGAAGCCGGAATCGTCGCGAGTCTTTTCGGATTGCGGGCGTCGGTGGTTTCAGGCGGAGTGTTGTGCGTCGCCGGGTCAGCATTGTTAGCGATGTTTTTGCCGCGCTTCATTCGATACGACAGAGAAGAAGGGCTGGCAAGAAAAGAGATTGACGAAGCGGCGCGCGCCGTATCAGGTGTTGAAGTATAG
- a CDS encoding NAD(P)-dependent alcohol dehydrogenase, protein MKAYEVQKFGLDGLVQVERAEPQPKPGQVLLKMRAASLNYRDFMVAQGVYNPRLKMPQIPLSDGVGEVIAVGEGVTRVKPGDRVCNSFFEKWVGGDLTPEGATSALGGGRDGVLAEYVALHEDGVVHLPEHLTDEEAATLPCAALTAWCALIEWGNLKTGDSILAMGTGGVSIFALQFAKIAGARVIITSSSDEKLARAKNLGADDLINYKTTPDWEKEVAKLTGGRGVDQVVEVGGAGTFMKSVKAVRRGGTISLIGVLAGAGEVNLTAVLMNGLRVQGIFVGSRQMFEAMNRAIALHKLRPVVDKVFSFDEAPAAYELMGRGGHFGKIVIKF, encoded by the coding sequence ATGAAAGCATACGAGGTTCAAAAATTCGGGCTTGATGGACTGGTTCAGGTTGAACGAGCCGAGCCGCAACCCAAACCCGGACAAGTGTTGCTCAAGATGCGCGCCGCATCTTTGAATTACCGCGATTTTATGGTCGCGCAAGGGGTTTACAATCCGCGCCTGAAAATGCCGCAAATTCCGCTCTCGGATGGCGTCGGGGAAGTGATTGCAGTTGGTGAAGGTGTCACTCGCGTAAAGCCTGGCGACCGCGTTTGCAATAGCTTTTTTGAAAAATGGGTAGGCGGCGATTTAACTCCCGAAGGCGCGACCTCTGCCCTTGGTGGCGGACGCGACGGCGTGCTTGCCGAATATGTCGCGCTCCATGAAGATGGGGTGGTGCATTTGCCTGAACATCTCACCGATGAAGAAGCCGCGACCTTGCCCTGTGCGGCGCTCACAGCATGGTGCGCGTTGATTGAATGGGGCAATTTGAAAACCGGCGATTCTATCTTAGCGATGGGAACCGGCGGAGTTTCGATTTTCGCTTTGCAATTCGCCAAAATTGCCGGGGCGCGAGTCATCATCACTTCGAGCAGCGACGAAAAACTGGCGCGCGCCAAAAACTTAGGCGCGGATGATTTAATCAACTACAAAACCACGCCCGATTGGGAAAAAGAGGTCGCAAAACTCACCGGTGGCAGAGGCGTTGACCAGGTGGTTGAAGTCGGCGGCGCGGGCACCTTTATGAAATCCGTCAAAGCCGTAAGGCGCGGCGGCACGATCAGTTTGATTGGTGTGTTGGCGGGCGCGGGCGAAGTCAATTTAACCGCAGTGTTGATGAACGGCTTGCGCGTGCAGGGGATTTTTGTCGGCTCGCGGCAGATGTTTGAAGCCATGAATCGGGCAATCGCTTTACACAAATTGCGCCCCGTGGTCGATAAAGTTTTCTCGTTTGACGAAGCGCCCGCAGCTTACGAACTCATGGGGCGCGGCGGACATTTCGG